One window of Cryptobacterium curtum DSM 15641 genomic DNA carries:
- the rpsA gene encoding 30S ribosomal protein S1: protein MTEIKNPSVIDYEDVPDDQMNAMIDGTLTEFDEGDLVDGTVVKIERDEVLVDIGFKSEGVIPARELSIRKDADPSDIVNLGDSIEALVLQKEDKDGRLILSKKRAEYERAWISVEEKFKAGEIVSGEVIEVVKGGLILDIGLRGFLPASLVDLRRVKDLDMYLGTPLEARVIEMDRNRNNVVLSRRVLLEEGRKNERAEILSRLTKGMRLKGTVSSIVDFGAFVDLGGIDGLVHISELSWSHVNHPSEVVKVGDEVEVQVLDVDLQRERISLGLKQTTEDPWVKLVESYPVGSIIDGKVTKTVPFGAFVELGPNVEGLVHISEMANKHIEAPTQVVHAGDEVKVKVMEINTERRRISLSMKAAAEDLGIEIAVAEPDPAALEEKAARQAKRAAREAEEEEQED, encoded by the coding sequence TTGACCGAAATCAAGAACCCGTCCGTGATCGATTACGAGGACGTTCCCGACGATCAGATGAACGCGATGATCGATGGTACGTTGACCGAATTTGATGAGGGCGATCTCGTCGACGGCACAGTTGTCAAGATTGAGCGCGACGAAGTGCTGGTTGACATCGGATTCAAAAGCGAGGGTGTTATTCCCGCTCGCGAGCTGTCTATTCGCAAAGATGCCGATCCATCTGACATTGTGAATCTGGGCGATTCTATTGAAGCGCTGGTGCTGCAGAAGGAAGATAAAGACGGCCGTCTGATTCTGTCCAAGAAGCGTGCTGAATACGAGCGTGCTTGGATTTCTGTTGAAGAGAAGTTCAAGGCTGGCGAAATCGTTTCTGGTGAGGTTATCGAAGTTGTCAAGGGTGGCCTGATTCTCGATATCGGCCTGCGCGGCTTTCTGCCCGCTTCCCTTGTTGACTTGCGTCGCGTAAAAGATCTTGATATGTATCTGGGCACTCCCCTTGAAGCACGCGTTATCGAAATGGATCGCAACCGCAACAACGTGGTGCTTTCTCGTCGTGTCCTTCTGGAAGAAGGTCGCAAGAACGAGCGCGCCGAAATTCTTTCACGTCTAACCAAGGGCATGCGCCTGAAGGGTACTGTGTCCTCGATCGTCGATTTCGGTGCCTTCGTGGATCTGGGTGGCATCGATGGTCTGGTTCACATTTCCGAACTCTCTTGGAGCCACGTCAACCATCCTTCCGAGGTCGTCAAAGTTGGTGACGAAGTAGAGGTTCAGGTTCTCGACGTCGACTTGCAGCGTGAGCGCATTTCGCTGGGTCTCAAGCAGACGACTGAAGATCCGTGGGTTAAGCTGGTAGAAAGCTATCCAGTTGGAAGCATTATTGATGGTAAGGTTACCAAGACGGTTCCATTTGGCGCCTTTGTCGAACTTGGCCCCAACGTTGAAGGCCTCGTGCATATCTCTGAGATGGCTAACAAGCACATTGAAGCCCCCACGCAAGTTGTGCATGCGGGCGATGAAGTGAAGGTCAAGGTCATGGAGATCAATACCGAGCGCCGTCGCATTAGCCTGTCTATGAAGGCTGCTGCTGAGGATCTTGGTATTGAGATTGCTGTTGCCGAGCCCGATCCGGCTGCTCTGGAAGAAAAAGCTGCTCGTCAGGCCAAGCGTGCCGCGCGGGAAGCCGAAGAAGAAGAGCAAGAAGATTAA
- a CDS encoding SLC13 family permease, translated as MFTQPQIIAIVVFVGVMTLVATEKVHRCLAALAGALILVVTGVISFDTGISHIDFNTIGVLLGMMLFVSVIKESGLFEYTALKAAQIAKGDPWRIMVAFILITAMLSALLDNVTTVLLVGPMTLVVCRMLEINPIPFFLTEIMASNIGGTATLIGDPPNIMIGSAANLTFFDFVANDAPAVVVILAVVILAFRFMYGRNMGVDETHRAAIMKLNPKEKIRDLSLFRKSLVMIALVVVFFMVHGQLGLESSVIALSAACIMMLIGRADLELSVFNVEWTTIGFFCALFMVVGALSETGVITMLAEWIMDITNDNPLAMMIVILWASAIISAVLDNIPFVATMIPVITAIGMTGVDVVPLWWALSLGACLGGNGTLIGASANVVLSSISTKEGYPISFMDFTKVGFPVMILTVAVATVYCLIRYGLPMM; from the coding sequence ATGTTTACTCAACCGCAAATCATAGCCATCGTCGTATTTGTCGGCGTTATGACGCTTGTCGCCACCGAAAAGGTGCACCGTTGTTTGGCAGCTCTTGCCGGCGCGCTCATTCTTGTTGTGACGGGTGTTATTAGTTTCGATACGGGAATCTCCCATATCGATTTCAACACTATCGGTGTTTTACTGGGCATGATGCTTTTTGTCTCGGTGATAAAAGAATCGGGTCTGTTTGAATATACGGCACTGAAAGCTGCGCAGATTGCCAAGGGTGATCCATGGCGTATTATGGTGGCGTTTATACTGATAACTGCCATGCTTTCAGCACTGCTCGATAACGTGACCACCGTGTTGCTGGTCGGTCCTATGACTCTTGTTGTCTGTCGGATGCTTGAAATTAATCCGATACCGTTTTTCCTTACTGAAATTATGGCGAGTAACATTGGTGGTACAGCAACGCTTATCGGCGATCCGCCTAACATCATGATCGGCTCGGCAGCAAACCTGACTTTTTTCGATTTCGTTGCCAATGATGCACCGGCGGTTGTTGTTATTCTTGCTGTTGTTATTCTGGCATTCCGTTTTATGTATGGGCGCAACATGGGCGTTGACGAGACGCATCGCGCTGCCATTATGAAACTCAATCCTAAAGAGAAGATTCGTGACTTAAGTCTTTTCCGAAAGAGCCTCGTCATGATTGCCCTTGTGGTGGTCTTCTTTATGGTTCATGGACAGCTTGGTCTTGAATCCAGTGTCATTGCGCTGTCTGCCGCCTGCATCATGATGCTTATTGGTCGCGCCGATTTGGAATTGTCTGTGTTCAACGTGGAGTGGACAACCATTGGCTTCTTCTGTGCCCTCTTTATGGTTGTTGGTGCCCTATCTGAAACCGGTGTTATTACCATGCTGGCTGAATGGATTATGGACATCACAAACGATAATCCGCTTGCCATGATGATCGTGATTCTCTGGGCGAGCGCCATTATTAGCGCGGTGCTCGACAACATTCCGTTTGTCGCCACAATGATTCCTGTCATCACTGCCATTGGGATGACCGGTGTGGATGTCGTTCCCCTGTGGTGGGCTCTTTCGCTTGGCGCGTGCTTAGGTGGCAACGGTACGCTTATCGGAGCAAGCGCCAATGTGGTGTTATCGTCTATTTCGACGAAGGAAGGGTATCCCATTTCCTTCATGGACTTCACGAAGGTTGGCTTCCCCGTCATGATACTTACGGTAGCGGTGGCGACGGTTTACTGTCTTATCCGCTATGGCTTGCCCATGATGTAG
- a CDS encoding exodeoxyribonuclease VII small subunit: MNGTGADQADDLTFEGVNDRLTEIVDAVSNDDISLEEALDLFEEAIDLGMQASSLLEEGIVQESPDKDSALHESDGAGIASNPTGIKPNPVDPVGIAYNPVSTTSNFSSPAE; this comes from the coding sequence ATGAACGGCACAGGCGCTGATCAAGCCGATGATCTTACCTTTGAGGGTGTCAACGACCGTCTGACGGAGATTGTTGATGCGGTCTCCAACGATGACATTTCGCTGGAAGAGGCGCTTGATCTCTTTGAAGAAGCCATAGACCTAGGCATGCAGGCATCTTCGCTACTTGAAGAAGGTATTGTGCAAGAATCGCCAGATAAAGATAGCGCATTGCATGAAAGTGACGGGGCTGGCATCGCGTCTAATCCTACTGGCATTAAGCCTAACCCTGTTGACCCTGTTGGTATTGCGTATAACCCTGTTAGCACTACCTCTAACTTCAGTTCACCTGCTGAATAA
- the nusB gene encoding transcription antitermination factor NusB: MAKRHERTLARRMAVQVLYEGEITDTLASEIVLRPDAVPDGGALPAYAVSLVEGVCAHRVAIDNKIAAASENWSVGRMPLVDRAIMRLAVFEMTHCDDVPLSVSINEAVELAKEFGGADDSARFVNGILGRIARQDNEDAELPELSDMSDAVDESDTAGEKA, encoded by the coding sequence GTGGCGAAACGGCATGAGCGTACCCTTGCGCGACGCATGGCAGTGCAGGTCCTCTATGAGGGCGAGATTACTGATACCCTTGCTTCTGAGATAGTGCTTCGACCCGATGCGGTACCCGATGGGGGTGCGCTGCCTGCGTATGCAGTCTCGCTTGTTGAAGGTGTCTGCGCTCATCGAGTTGCAATTGATAACAAAATCGCAGCCGCTTCCGAAAACTGGTCGGTTGGTCGTATGCCGCTTGTTGATCGTGCCATTATGCGGCTGGCGGTATTTGAGATGACCCATTGCGACGATGTACCGCTTTCGGTTTCTATTAACGAGGCGGTTGAACTTGCAAAGGAATTTGGCGGTGCTGATGATTCGGCGCGCTTTGTCAATGGCATTTTAGGGCGTATTGCCCGTCAGGATAATGAAGACGCCGAACTACCTGAGTTGTCGGACATGTCTGACGCTGTTGATGAATCTGATACGGCAGGAGAGAAAGCATGA
- the uvrB gene encoding excinuclease ABC subunit UvrB: protein MPHLSNIDGSTMEGKLPDVRLAGQPFRVVAPFEPSGDQPAAIRALAQGVQDGLRYQTLLGVTGSGKTFTMAKTIESLQRPTLVLEPNKTLAAQVAAELREFFPDNAVVYFVSYYDYYQPEAYVPSTDTFIEKDASINEEVEKLRHAATSALLSRRDVIVVASVSCIYGIGSPMDYAGMAVFADKDKPIDRDQMIHGLIDIQYDRNDYELTRGTFRVRGDALDVFPPYADNPIRLEFWGDEIESITEIDNVTGEVLNSYEALPIWPASHYVTAKPKMDHAIKTIREELRERLAQFKEEGKLLEAQRLEMRVSYDLEMMETMGFCSGIENYSRHLDGRSPGEPPYTLLDYFPRDFICIVDESHVTVPQVRGMHEGDRSRKVTLAEHGFRLPSCLDNRPLRFDEFEQRVGQFIYVSATPGDYENRVSQKTVEQIIRPTGLLDPEIIVRPTASQIDDIIDEARARAQNHERTLITTLTKKMAEDLTDHLLDQSIKARYMHSDIGTLERVDILRELRQGKFDVLVGINLLREGLDLPEVSLVAILDADKEGFLRHYRSLIQTIGRAARNAHGQVIMYADKRTDSMDLAITETQRRRALQMAYNEKHGITPQTIKKDINDIMDYVQQEAGDVSAEQINQELASLSRGEVMRVVAAMEEDMRQASADLDFDRAASLRDQIVRLKSQVEGQSEEDVLAGLKKTARKGSDFGRRKRA, encoded by the coding sequence ATGCCGCATCTTTCAAATATTGATGGGTCAACAATGGAAGGAAAGCTTCCCGACGTACGTTTAGCGGGACAGCCGTTTCGAGTGGTGGCACCTTTTGAGCCCTCGGGCGATCAGCCGGCTGCCATCCGTGCACTTGCGCAGGGTGTTCAGGATGGATTGCGCTATCAAACACTCCTTGGTGTGACGGGCAGTGGCAAGACGTTCACGATGGCTAAGACCATTGAAAGCCTCCAGCGTCCAACGCTCGTGCTTGAACCAAATAAAACCCTCGCAGCTCAGGTTGCTGCTGAGTTGCGCGAGTTTTTCCCCGATAACGCAGTTGTTTATTTTGTTTCGTACTACGACTATTACCAGCCCGAAGCATACGTTCCATCCACTGATACCTTTATTGAAAAAGACGCTTCCATTAATGAAGAGGTGGAAAAGCTGCGTCATGCTGCGACAAGTGCCTTACTGTCACGCCGCGATGTGATTGTTGTTGCATCAGTCAGCTGCATCTATGGCATTGGCAGTCCGATGGATTATGCGGGCATGGCGGTGTTTGCCGACAAAGATAAGCCGATTGACCGTGATCAAATGATCCATGGACTTATTGACATTCAGTACGACCGCAACGATTACGAATTGACGCGCGGTACGTTTCGGGTGCGGGGTGATGCACTCGATGTATTTCCTCCGTATGCAGACAACCCGATTCGTCTTGAATTTTGGGGTGATGAGATTGAGTCAATTACGGAAATCGATAACGTAACTGGTGAAGTGCTCAATAGCTACGAAGCGCTTCCTATCTGGCCAGCCTCGCATTATGTTACCGCTAAACCCAAGATGGATCATGCTATTAAGACGATCCGCGAAGAATTGCGTGAGCGTCTGGCGCAGTTCAAAGAAGAGGGCAAACTGCTGGAAGCACAACGCCTTGAGATGCGTGTTTCGTACGATCTCGAGATGATGGAAACAATGGGTTTCTGCAGCGGCATCGAAAATTATTCGCGTCATCTAGATGGTCGTTCTCCTGGTGAGCCGCCGTATACGTTACTTGATTACTTTCCGCGCGATTTCATTTGCATCGTCGACGAAAGTCACGTAACAGTGCCGCAGGTTCGCGGCATGCACGAAGGTGACCGCAGCCGTAAGGTTACCTTGGCTGAGCACGGTTTTCGTCTGCCGAGCTGTTTGGATAACCGTCCCTTGCGTTTTGACGAATTTGAGCAACGCGTCGGTCAGTTTATCTATGTGTCGGCTACTCCTGGTGACTATGAGAATCGCGTAAGCCAGAAAACAGTTGAACAGATTATTCGTCCAACCGGCCTGCTTGATCCTGAGATTATCGTGCGACCAACTGCAAGTCAGATCGATGATATTATCGACGAGGCCCGTGCACGTGCGCAAAATCATGAACGCACGCTGATTACTACGTTAACGAAGAAAATGGCAGAAGATCTAACTGATCATCTACTTGATCAGAGTATCAAGGCGCGCTATATGCATTCCGATATTGGTACGCTTGAACGTGTGGATATCTTACGCGAGCTGCGCCAAGGAAAATTCGATGTTCTTGTTGGTATCAATCTACTGCGTGAAGGGCTTGACTTACCCGAGGTGTCGCTGGTGGCCATTCTTGATGCCGACAAAGAAGGTTTCTTGCGCCATTATCGATCGCTCATTCAGACCATTGGTCGTGCGGCGCGAAATGCCCATGGTCAGGTAATTATGTATGCCGATAAGCGCACTGATTCCATGGACTTGGCTATCACGGAAACGCAACGCCGACGTGCCCTTCAGATGGCCTATAACGAAAAACATGGGATTACTCCCCAGACAATCAAAAAAGACATCAATGACATCATGGATTATGTCCAGCAGGAAGCAGGGGATGTTTCAGCTGAGCAGATCAACCAAGAGCTTGCAAGCCTATCGCGGGGCGAAGTTATGCGCGTGGTGGCCGCAATGGAAGAAGACATGCGCCAGGCTTCGGCTGACCTTGACTTCGATCGGGCTGCTTCACTGCGCGATCAGATTGTTCGTTTGAAATCTCAAGTTGAGGGACAAAGCGAAGAAGATGTCTTGGCTGGCTTGAAGAAGACAGCGCGAAAGGGGAGTGATTTCGGTCGCCGCAAACGTGCTTAG
- a CDS encoding Asp23/Gls24 family envelope stress response protein — translation MSDLNVEGMALADGVLETIISIAVQEVEGVARVGGASAAGGLFSSRKAKPVTRGIEVSTDEDDGIAVSVRIEVVFGQVLPEVAQAVRTAVANAVLTQVGAHVSSVDVYIDGIRFE, via the coding sequence ATGTCCGATCTAAACGTAGAAGGAATGGCACTTGCAGACGGGGTGCTTGAAACCATTATCTCAATTGCAGTGCAAGAAGTAGAAGGCGTTGCTCGCGTAGGTGGGGCGTCTGCGGCTGGTGGATTGTTCTCGTCGCGCAAAGCAAAACCGGTCACCCGCGGTATTGAGGTTTCAACCGACGAGGATGATGGCATTGCTGTTTCTGTGCGCATCGAGGTTGTGTTTGGCCAGGTGCTGCCCGAGGTTGCCCAAGCAGTGCGCACTGCGGTTGCCAATGCTGTTCTTACCCAGGTGGGAGCGCATGTTTCCTCGGTAGACGTCTATATTGACGGTATTCGCTTCGAGTAG
- the dxs gene encoding 1-deoxy-D-xylulose-5-phosphate synthase — MNHKRILDSIESPQDLKGMSVSDLTTLCNELRTEMVKVTSQNGGHLASSLGAVETIVALHSLLDCPDDKIVFDVGHQAYAHKLLTGRRSRFSTLRQLDGITGFPNPDESPYDVHPSGHASDSLSIAMGLAKARDLSGTSNKIVALVGDAALSGGMAFEALNHIGQEQTPMVIVLNDNGMSISRPIGALVRHLGNLRASSQYRHTRDALQEAMEDRGPLTQGLLDLGRNMKESMKQFVIPHAMVFEQLGITCTAPVDGHDVGLLREMFSVALAADAPVLVHVVTRKGAGYAPAEASPEKFHGISAFDIKTGLTKKKPATAPTYTSAFASALMAEAKVDPDIVAITAAMKSGTGLADFAATYPERFIDTGITEEHALGLASGLAAGGKKPVVAIYSTFLQRAIDQVIIDNALPHQHTVLAIDRAGLVGDDGPTHNGVFDIAYLRMIPHMKIMAPSNEVELASALHTALADTSGPVALRYPRGEAEGAINPNGPETWKPGQSLVRRVGDDVAILAFGRLVNEALGAADLLAKAGIEARVVDMRWCKPLDEEAIAQAATTRLIVTAEEGVIAGGAGEGVLGVLAQRNLACPSLLLGIPDRFVEQGKIPALFKRLGLDAAGMARRIEQALRDKS, encoded by the coding sequence GTGAATCATAAGCGCATACTAGACAGTATCGAGAGTCCTCAAGACCTCAAAGGTATGAGTGTGTCTGATCTTACCACCCTGTGCAATGAATTACGCACGGAAATGGTCAAAGTTACTTCCCAGAATGGCGGGCACCTTGCATCGAGTCTTGGTGCGGTAGAAACTATCGTGGCTCTTCATTCGTTGCTTGATTGCCCCGACGATAAAATTGTTTTCGATGTGGGTCATCAGGCCTATGCGCACAAACTTCTGACCGGTCGTCGCTCTCGCTTTTCTACCTTGCGGCAGCTTGATGGTATTACCGGGTTTCCAAATCCGGATGAAAGTCCCTATGACGTTCACCCTTCTGGGCATGCTTCCGATAGCTTATCGATTGCTATGGGGCTTGCGAAGGCACGCGATTTATCAGGTACATCAAACAAGATCGTTGCACTCGTTGGAGACGCTGCACTTTCTGGCGGTATGGCTTTTGAAGCGCTCAATCATATTGGTCAAGAACAGACACCAATGGTTATCGTACTCAACGACAACGGAATGTCTATTTCGCGACCGATCGGTGCGCTCGTTCGTCATTTGGGAAATCTGCGGGCGAGCAGTCAGTACCGGCATACGCGCGATGCGCTTCAAGAAGCGATGGAAGACCGCGGTCCCTTAACGCAAGGGTTACTCGATTTAGGTCGGAATATGAAGGAATCCATGAAGCAGTTTGTGATTCCTCATGCGATGGTCTTTGAACAGCTCGGCATTACCTGTACCGCACCGGTTGATGGTCACGATGTTGGTCTTCTGCGTGAGATGTTTTCAGTAGCGCTGGCAGCTGATGCTCCCGTGCTCGTGCATGTGGTTACGCGCAAGGGAGCAGGGTACGCTCCTGCAGAGGCAAGCCCCGAAAAGTTTCACGGCATTTCCGCCTTCGACATTAAGACAGGTCTCACAAAGAAAAAGCCAGCTACTGCCCCTACCTATACGAGTGCTTTTGCTTCGGCGCTTATGGCTGAAGCAAAGGTCGATCCTGACATTGTTGCTATTACAGCAGCTATGAAGTCGGGTACCGGTTTGGCGGATTTTGCAGCGACGTACCCAGAGCGTTTCATCGATACGGGAATTACCGAAGAACATGCGCTTGGTTTAGCTAGTGGACTAGCTGCAGGCGGTAAAAAACCGGTTGTTGCAATCTATTCCACGTTTCTACAACGTGCAATTGACCAGGTTATTATTGATAATGCCTTGCCACATCAGCATACGGTTCTTGCTATTGATCGAGCGGGGTTGGTGGGTGATGACGGTCCCACGCACAACGGCGTTTTTGATATTGCCTATCTGCGCATGATTCCTCATATGAAGATCATGGCTCCTTCTAATGAAGTCGAACTGGCGAGCGCTCTGCATACGGCATTAGCCGATACGTCAGGTCCTGTTGCGTTGCGGTATCCACGCGGCGAAGCCGAGGGTGCTATCAATCCGAATGGTCCCGAGACGTGGAAGCCGGGACAGTCACTTGTCCGTCGTGTAGGCGACGATGTAGCGATTCTTGCCTTTGGGCGTCTTGTGAATGAAGCGCTTGGTGCCGCCGATCTCCTTGCCAAAGCGGGTATAGAAGCACGGGTCGTTGATATGCGGTGGTGCAAGCCGCTTGATGAAGAAGCGATTGCTCAAGCTGCTACCACTCGTCTTATTGTGACGGCAGAAGAGGGTGTTATTGCCGGGGGTGCTGGTGAAGGGGTTCTCGGTGTTCTTGCGCAGCGAAACCTTGCCTGTCCCTCGCTTCTTTTAGGCATTCCCGATCGTTTTGTTGAGCAGGGGAAGATACCGGCGCTCTTTAAGCGTTTGGGTCTTGATGCAGCAGGAATGGCACGTCGCATAGAACAAGCGCTGCGCGATAAAAGCTGA
- the coaE gene encoding dephospho-CoA kinase (Dephospho-CoA kinase (CoaE) performs the final step in coenzyme A biosynthesis.) yields MKRCVLIGGIGSGKSTVSRMLQEHGAACVDLDDCGHEVLLNPTVISMLTETFGEDILDAQGQIDHAALAQKAFATPQATVRLNAITQPRLLRIAQKRLDDLEADGCAIAFVEISAYDGPDGTFAPLFRTDDAVISVTAPKRLRIERAIGKGYSEQDVRNRIARQVSDAQRALWADFVISNKGTLADLQAHVDAIWKKITA; encoded by the coding sequence ATGAAGAGGTGCGTTCTGATCGGTGGTATCGGTTCTGGTAAGTCCACGGTATCTCGCATGCTGCAAGAACATGGCGCTGCATGTGTCGATTTGGATGATTGCGGACACGAAGTTTTACTTAATCCAACCGTTATTTCAATGCTGACTGAAACCTTTGGCGAGGACATCCTTGATGCACAAGGGCAGATTGATCATGCGGCACTGGCGCAGAAGGCATTTGCGACACCACAGGCAACGGTTCGTTTGAATGCTATCACTCAGCCGCGTCTTTTACGTATCGCACAGAAGCGCCTTGATGACCTCGAAGCGGATGGCTGCGCGATCGCCTTTGTCGAGATATCGGCCTACGATGGGCCAGATGGCACGTTTGCTCCCTTGTTCCGCACCGATGATGCGGTGATATCAGTCACGGCACCCAAGCGTCTGCGTATCGAGCGGGCAATTGGCAAGGGATATTCGGAACAAGACGTACGCAACCGCATTGCGCGGCAGGTAAGCGATGCGCAGCGAGCATTATGGGCTGATTTTGTTATCAGCAATAAAGGAACGCTGGCCGACCTGCAGGCACATGTGGATGCTATCTGGAAAAAGATAACCGCTTAA
- a CDS encoding prepilin peptidase: MGGSVIPSLPIMSLLFSGIIEAVLSVEISSEAVIAVLVAGVVGAVSSAASSIFVWHFLMHVGVKPPRWQPFLLCLFCMALCIVVTAAHPSSVIDACDRSLVAGILMAAAWSDGTCRLIPDALSYGGAGLHLILLIGAHLYAGTQSAIPSAVFHAVLNAFGMVALLAVAALCCYKSRGYRSTDKTLSSRLLLRAPIDSRRSPVESICAISSRTSAVATTPVVPAAPSELTRRSSDNSTLSAAPIGGGDIKLIACITFCCGWWSTLSLVGVACLLALASAILRQLYSRLHAAKNRKPFSVYPRLLSHATFPFVPSIAVAFWVVSL; the protein is encoded by the coding sequence GTGGGTGGATCTGTCATACCAAGTCTGCCTATCATGTCGCTGCTTTTCTCGGGAATTATTGAGGCTGTTCTCTCAGTTGAGATCAGCTCGGAAGCTGTTATCGCCGTGCTTGTTGCTGGGGTCGTAGGGGCTGTTTCCTCAGCGGCAAGTAGCATCTTTGTGTGGCATTTCTTGATGCATGTCGGGGTGAAGCCGCCTCGATGGCAACCTTTCTTGCTCTGTCTTTTCTGCATGGCACTGTGCATCGTTGTTACTGCCGCACACCCATCCTCAGTTATTGATGCGTGTGATAGGAGTCTGGTGGCAGGTATTTTGATGGCCGCTGCTTGGTCAGATGGAACCTGTCGATTAATTCCTGATGCGTTGTCGTATGGGGGCGCTGGCTTACATCTAATCCTTCTGATAGGTGCTCATCTGTATGCTGGTACACAAAGCGCTATCCCATCCGCGGTTTTTCATGCCGTTTTAAACGCATTCGGTATGGTGGCGTTACTTGCTGTTGCTGCACTCTGCTGCTACAAGTCGCGTGGCTACCGTTCGACTGACAAAACATTGTCCTCTCGATTGCTACTTAGAGCACCTATAGACTCTCGGCGTAGTCCTGTTGAATCTATCTGTGCCATATCATCCAGAACGTCCGCAGTGGCTACCACACCCGTAGTGCCGGCGGCTCCGAGCGAACTTACTCGGCGCTCTTCTGATAACAGCACCCTTAGTGCTGCACCAATTGGCGGGGGAGATATCAAGCTGATTGCCTGTATCACTTTTTGCTGTGGATGGTGGAGCACGCTTTCTCTTGTCGGCGTTGCCTGTCTGCTTGCGTTAGCCAGTGCAATTTTGCGACAGCTATATAGCCGCTTGCATGCTGCAAAGAACCGCAAGCCGTTCTCTGTATATCCTCGTTTGTTGTCCCATGCAACATTCCCGTTTGTCCCCTCAATTGCTGTGGCGTTCTGGGTAGTCTCGCTTTAG